In Streptomyces sp. NBC_00483, a single window of DNA contains:
- a CDS encoding SUKH-4 family immunity protein: MSSDVSALLASAERSYAPRVELPLPVHYALQLWLAGVRPAGLEEWAAWLHLAATAHADAEVAAEIDDLPTTLPWRVRWHHWRPPGAVSFDGWLPGPIEQIEPAPADWSRDGRPAVIGREYVSDESPHWAWDAASGRPLAGPSTGPLPTPGQSRPIGTFNAFTLPLWTDLGGLSRCLPLVTGHLRMDGLTGLTIYCSPGGVFAIDSATADPLTAACTNPPERPETRTFPFDVVPGFAAGTYGRHPDFPAFEAADFYRVPPADLPPGVGDHASRETLVEVGVPVFRRHPLELTPPRRRPHASTDENDGTNDTNDLLPIGSLEGGTLVVEGSTGVVYRLPPGSDGTRLGPWHPDEDIDAPERTTPWFEAVNTLEDVEGPEDDKYVTWIAPDLATFLTLASRYIGIRSQLRMTTSRLELDTLSTRIEVGLGSAVPMAMFSWWTATLKSVM; this comes from the coding sequence TTGAGTTCGGACGTCAGCGCTCTGCTCGCGTCTGCCGAGCGCAGTTACGCCCCCCGGGTGGAACTCCCGCTCCCCGTCCACTACGCCTTGCAGCTGTGGCTGGCCGGCGTGCGTCCTGCGGGCCTGGAGGAGTGGGCTGCATGGTTGCATCTGGCCGCTACGGCCCACGCCGATGCCGAAGTGGCCGCCGAGATCGACGACTTGCCGACAACGCTCCCCTGGCGCGTGCGCTGGCACCACTGGCGGCCGCCGGGGGCCGTATCGTTCGACGGCTGGCTCCCCGGCCCGATCGAGCAGATCGAACCAGCTCCCGCGGACTGGTCCCGGGATGGGCGCCCCGCCGTGATCGGACGCGAGTACGTTTCCGATGAGTCGCCCCACTGGGCCTGGGACGCGGCGAGCGGTCGACCGCTCGCGGGGCCCAGTACCGGTCCTCTGCCGACCCCTGGGCAGTCGCGTCCCATCGGCACCTTCAACGCGTTCACGCTGCCGCTCTGGACGGATCTTGGTGGGCTGTCGCGGTGTCTACCGCTCGTTACGGGGCATCTGCGCATGGACGGCCTCACCGGTCTCACGATCTACTGCTCGCCTGGCGGCGTGTTCGCCATCGACTCCGCTACGGCCGACCCGCTCACCGCAGCGTGCACAAATCCTCCGGAGAGGCCGGAGACGCGTACCTTCCCCTTCGACGTGGTGCCAGGTTTCGCCGCCGGGACGTACGGCAGGCACCCGGACTTCCCCGCCTTCGAGGCCGCGGACTTTTACCGCGTGCCCCCGGCGGACCTCCCTCCGGGCGTGGGCGACCACGCGAGCCGGGAGACCCTCGTCGAGGTCGGTGTCCCGGTCTTCCGGCGCCACCCGCTGGAGCTGACACCGCCGCGCCGGCGGCCGCACGCTTCCACCGACGAGAACGACGGCACCAACGACACCAACGACCTTCTTCCCATCGGTTCACTGGAAGGCGGAACGCTGGTCGTCGAGGGCTCCACTGGGGTCGTCTACCGTCTGCCACCTGGTTCCGACGGCACCCGGCTCGGCCCCTGGCATCCGGACGAGGACATCGACGCCCCGGAACGAACCACCCCGTGGTTCGAGGCAGTCAACACCCTTGAGGACGTTGAGGGCCCCGAGGACGACAAGTACGTCACGTGGATCGCCCCCGACCTCGCCACGTTCCTCACCTTGGCGTCCAGGTACATCGGTATCCGCTCCCAACTCCGCATGACCACAAGCCGTTTGGAGCTAGACACGCTGTCCACGCGGATCGAGGTCGGCCTCGGCAGCGCTGTCCCCATGGCGATGTTCAGCTGGTGGACGGCGACGCTCAAGAGCGTCATGTGA
- a CDS encoding SUKH-4 family immunity protein, producing MRERIAAEPSEEGAGREVFLQAEAIFGSADVSAAEFASWLHFAATATGHDEYAARVLAAEPGMPWRTRWAWWRPAGWFVAQPSLNGDYFEVRCRRQGAGLVEVVDHRGLIRLDGESGRRVPVPPLGREGGTGESAVPLEELGPAELYRWDLTAPESWQAAVAWSVEEGRACHLVVDPHGIAMLETDAEVLRNWPQSAGIDTSSSTSFEFSQSPPLGPAPRRKRPMGPLTAARIDDAFGAGNVLRVPDSALPEALEHPESRRHLRDVGIPARWACHGVGFTAYAPEELRPATTADDLPQDLIGFGTCDYGGLYVHGRDGSVHIRSRLEGPTNGTLVHLAPDLDVFTRVLEAVYRYSNACWHPYPVKGEQETVAQEFLDELEALAPGFFAPQAPSGVLWSWIWAGITELDVDGF from the coding sequence GTGCGTGAACGGATCGCTGCCGAGCCTTCCGAGGAGGGGGCGGGCCGCGAGGTGTTCCTGCAGGCCGAGGCCATCTTCGGGAGCGCGGACGTGTCGGCAGCCGAGTTCGCCTCCTGGCTGCACTTCGCGGCGACGGCGACGGGTCACGACGAGTACGCCGCGCGAGTCCTGGCAGCCGAGCCGGGGATGCCGTGGCGTACGCGGTGGGCCTGGTGGCGGCCGGCCGGCTGGTTCGTTGCCCAACCCAGCCTGAACGGTGACTACTTCGAGGTGCGTTGCCGGCGCCAGGGGGCGGGCCTCGTCGAGGTGGTGGACCATCGGGGGTTGATCCGCCTCGACGGGGAGTCGGGACGCAGGGTGCCGGTGCCGCCGTTGGGCCGTGAAGGTGGGACGGGCGAGTCGGCGGTGCCTTTGGAGGAGCTCGGCCCGGCCGAGCTGTACCGATGGGATCTGACCGCACCGGAGAGCTGGCAGGCCGCCGTCGCGTGGTCTGTCGAGGAGGGGCGGGCGTGCCACCTCGTAGTGGACCCGCACGGCATCGCGATGCTCGAGACGGATGCGGAGGTGCTCCGGAACTGGCCGCAAAGCGCGGGTATCGACACCTCTTCGTCCACGTCGTTCGAGTTTTCCCAGAGTCCGCCGCTCGGCCCCGCCCCGCGGCGAAAGCGGCCCATGGGGCCGTTGACCGCCGCCCGAATCGACGACGCGTTCGGAGCGGGTAACGTGCTGCGCGTACCCGACAGCGCGCTTCCCGAGGCCCTGGAGCACCCGGAAAGCAGACGGCACTTGCGGGATGTGGGCATCCCCGCGCGGTGGGCGTGCCATGGGGTCGGGTTCACGGCGTACGCCCCCGAGGAACTGCGGCCCGCAACCACCGCTGATGATCTGCCGCAGGACCTGATCGGCTTCGGGACGTGCGACTACGGCGGTCTGTACGTACACGGTCGCGACGGCTCCGTACACATCCGGAGCCGACTGGAAGGACCGACGAACGGCACGCTCGTGCACCTGGCGCCGGATCTCGACGTCTTCACGCGTGTTCTGGAGGCGGTGTACCGCTACTCCAACGCCTGTTGGCACCCCTATCCGGTGAAGGGGGAACAGGAGACCGTGGCGCAGGAGTTCCTGGACGAACTGGAGGCGCTGGCACCGGGGTTCTTCGCCCCGCAGGCGCCCAGCGGTGTGTTGTGGAGCTGGATCTGGGCGGGCATCACCGAGCTCGACGTGGACGGCTTCTGA
- a CDS encoding SUKH-4 family immunity protein — MTTHDQDERQAAQPDGGGSPAVTGPGNTAVFTYVDPRTGEETYLTRVSGPGLPHVEYQAWADLRAADVPASNVVAVHTDLSPGSLPGGYTLNALRAGFPSAALSSSHPYGGDPAERAEGVAALTERVASMAQLAGQAPPRPHRVPLPSPTASAPTLPAELPGNLPVQRYGTELLASAALPDAARAALASPGLPADVRFFFTADRPESPPRGGLFVDAATHLRELGAELSPAAADILSAHTRIGTDGQYVITVQQEAGSVWAANPTTGSGRYVNASVAAFAHCLTTLATTRELMVGMNPYEAGSTVADLQARLIALDPTCFDDAGNWWSVIIEQMWHGLF, encoded by the coding sequence GTGACCACGCACGACCAGGACGAACGGCAAGCCGCGCAGCCGGACGGCGGCGGCTCCCCCGCCGTCACCGGCCCCGGCAACACCGCGGTGTTCACGTACGTCGACCCGCGCACCGGCGAGGAGACGTACCTGACGCGTGTCTCGGGCCCGGGCCTGCCGCACGTCGAGTACCAGGCGTGGGCGGACCTGCGCGCCGCGGACGTACCCGCGAGCAACGTGGTGGCGGTTCACACCGACCTCAGCCCCGGCTCCCTGCCGGGCGGCTACACGCTCAACGCGCTCAGGGCCGGTTTCCCGAGCGCGGCACTCTCCTCCAGCCACCCGTACGGCGGGGACCCGGCCGAGCGCGCCGAGGGCGTCGCCGCGCTGACCGAGCGGGTGGCGTCGATGGCGCAGCTCGCGGGCCAGGCGCCGCCGCGCCCGCACCGCGTGCCGCTGCCCTCGCCGACGGCCTCGGCGCCGACGCTGCCGGCCGAGCTCCCGGGGAATCTTCCGGTGCAGCGCTACGGGACGGAACTGCTCGCTTCGGCCGCGCTCCCCGACGCCGCGCGCGCCGCCCTCGCGAGCCCCGGGCTCCCCGCCGACGTCCGCTTCTTCTTCACCGCGGACCGGCCCGAGAGCCCGCCGCGCGGCGGGCTGTTCGTGGACGCGGCGACGCACTTGCGGGAGCTCGGTGCGGAGCTGTCCCCCGCCGCCGCCGACATCCTCTCCGCGCACACCCGCATCGGCACGGACGGCCAGTACGTCATCACGGTGCAGCAGGAGGCCGGCAGCGTTTGGGCGGCGAACCCGACGACGGGCAGCGGCCGTTACGTCAACGCGTCGGTCGCCGCCTTCGCGCACTGCCTCACCACGCTCGCCACCACGCGCGAGCTCATGGTGGGCATGAACCCGTACGAGGCGGGGTCGACGGTCGCCGACCTCCAGGCCCGCCTGATCGCGCTCGACCCCACGTGCTTCGACGACGCCGGCAACTGGTGGTCGGTGATCATCGAGCAGATGTGGCACGGGCTGTTCTGA
- the eccCa gene encoding type VII secretion protein EccCa, whose product MSVVIVKRPPRVLPPDVPTDEVRLEPPPELARAEDQNLMMSLLPMLGMGTSSAFFFTSGQSIMKIMGGVMIVSTLAMALTQLVKARQGGGAEMAQERQDYLKYLTQIRRDVRTTARMQRDGQYFLHPNPEQLWALVAEGRRVWERRGSDSDFTQVRLGLGPQQLATPLMAPETAPLDELEPLTAHAMKSFLETHGTLDALPLAVSLRSFYHVSVSGDPDTTYGAARAMIAQLCTLHSPEDLRVVVVASPGAMAEWEWTKWLPHVQHSSTDGAGSQRVIVGDLGEVEEMLADELEGRGRFNPQGAPVVDQPHLVVVMDGGDIPDDSLIAGAEGLQGVTIIEVVPGIVEELRGSLSVQVQPDSLLLESQGGTQYTGTCDTLSLTEAEALARQLAPLRAGSADGDEPLLANLDFTELMGIGDAGSVDVGRTWRPRTLHERLRVPLGVDRDGQPVMLDIKEASQEGMGPHGLCVGATGSGKSEVLRTLVLALSVTHSSETLNFILADFKGGATFAGMSELPHVAAVITNLADDLTLIDRMRDSITGELQRRQELLRSAGNYANITDYEKARAAGAPLDPLPSLVMVLDEFSELLTARPDFIDMFIQIGRIGRSMGVHMLLASQRLEEGKLRGLDTFLSYRIGLRTFSAAESRTAIGVPDAYHLPNVPGSGILKYDTETMIQFKAAYVGGVYRAGGSGGGGSRTHRQPVLFTAAPVAEQIIHEPEPEVVPDQVDDALADTVLDVIVARMIGQGPPAHQVWLAPLEESPSVDSLLPPLSTTPERGLHAADYPALGKLVVPMALVDKPFEQRRDIQYLDFSGSSGHGLVVGGPQSGKSTLIRSIMTSFALTHTPSEVQFYCLDFGGGGMLAMEGLPHVGGAASRLDSEKVRRTVAEVRGILNEREEFFRANNIDSIGTFRSRRAAGRYPDQRWGDVFLIIDGWAAFKTDYEQLDPVILDLASRGLGFGVHLIIGSGRYTEVRPALRDQLLNRVELKLGDPMESEFDRKKMEAVPLGMPGRGLTPDKLSSLGALPRIDAASDVETLGQAIEHMVTTISEHWQGPPAPPVRMLPTKLHISEVPKGSDFPERGVAIGVDETTLSPSFIDFETDPLMVVYGESESGKSAVLRMIAKQISERYATDKALIVVGDYRRAHLSEMPESHLYKYCASGPQLQEVVTSLAGSMGRRMPGPDVTPEQLRNRSWYDLPDAFIIVDDYDLVATSSGNPLQSLLEYLPFARDLGLRVIVARSSSGAARSSFEPVMQRMKELGATGLVLSGDPAEGQIFGPLKPQRLPQGRGMLVTRKGGAQLVQTAWLPMRSN is encoded by the coding sequence GTGAGCGTGGTCATCGTCAAGCGACCGCCTCGGGTGTTGCCACCCGACGTACCGACGGACGAGGTGCGTCTCGAGCCGCCGCCGGAGCTGGCGCGGGCCGAGGACCAGAACCTCATGATGAGCCTGCTGCCCATGCTGGGCATGGGCACGTCGTCGGCGTTCTTCTTCACGTCCGGCCAGTCGATCATGAAGATCATGGGTGGCGTCATGATCGTCTCCACCCTGGCCATGGCGCTGACGCAGTTGGTCAAGGCCCGGCAGGGCGGCGGGGCCGAGATGGCTCAGGAACGCCAGGACTACCTCAAGTACTTGACCCAGATCCGGCGTGACGTGCGCACCACCGCGCGCATGCAGCGGGACGGACAGTACTTCCTGCACCCCAACCCCGAGCAGCTGTGGGCGCTGGTCGCCGAGGGCCGCCGGGTGTGGGAACGGCGCGGCAGCGACTCGGACTTCACTCAGGTGCGGCTCGGGCTCGGCCCGCAGCAGCTGGCAACTCCCTTGATGGCGCCCGAGACTGCGCCGCTCGACGAGCTGGAACCGCTCACCGCGCACGCGATGAAGTCGTTCCTGGAGACCCACGGCACGCTGGACGCACTGCCGTTGGCCGTGTCGCTGCGCTCCTTCTACCACGTGAGCGTCTCCGGTGATCCGGACACCACGTACGGGGCCGCCCGGGCGATGATCGCCCAACTGTGCACCCTGCACTCGCCCGAGGACCTGCGGGTCGTCGTCGTCGCGTCGCCCGGCGCGATGGCCGAGTGGGAGTGGACGAAGTGGCTGCCGCACGTGCAGCACAGCAGCACCGACGGCGCGGGCTCCCAGCGCGTGATCGTGGGCGACCTCGGTGAGGTCGAAGAGATGCTCGCCGACGAGCTGGAGGGCCGCGGCCGGTTCAACCCGCAGGGCGCACCGGTCGTCGACCAGCCGCACCTCGTCGTCGTCATGGACGGCGGAGACATCCCCGACGACTCGCTCATCGCGGGCGCCGAGGGCCTGCAGGGCGTCACCATCATCGAGGTGGTCCCCGGCATCGTCGAGGAGCTGCGCGGCTCGCTGTCCGTGCAGGTCCAGCCGGACAGCCTGCTGCTCGAGTCGCAGGGCGGCACCCAGTACACCGGCACCTGCGACACCCTGTCGCTCACCGAGGCCGAGGCGCTGGCGCGCCAGCTCGCGCCGCTGCGCGCCGGTTCGGCGGACGGCGACGAACCGCTCCTCGCCAACCTGGACTTCACCGAGCTGATGGGCATCGGCGACGCCGGTTCGGTGGACGTCGGGCGCACCTGGCGGCCCCGCACGCTGCACGAGCGGCTGCGTGTGCCGCTCGGTGTGGACCGCGACGGGCAGCCGGTCATGCTCGACATCAAGGAGGCCTCCCAGGAGGGCATGGGCCCGCACGGCCTGTGCGTCGGCGCCACCGGTTCCGGTAAGTCCGAGGTGCTCCGCACGCTCGTGCTCGCGCTCTCGGTGACGCACTCCTCGGAGACGCTGAACTTCATCCTCGCCGACTTCAAGGGCGGCGCGACCTTCGCGGGCATGTCCGAACTCCCGCACGTCGCCGCCGTGATCACCAACCTGGCCGACGACCTCACCCTGATCGACCGCATGCGCGACTCGATCACCGGTGAGCTCCAGCGCCGCCAGGAGCTGCTCCGCTCGGCGGGCAACTACGCGAACATCACCGACTACGAGAAGGCCCGTGCGGCCGGCGCCCCGCTGGACCCGCTGCCGTCCCTCGTCATGGTGCTCGACGAGTTCTCCGAACTCCTCACGGCCCGGCCCGACTTCATCGACATGTTCATCCAGATCGGCCGCATCGGCCGGTCCATGGGTGTGCACATGCTGCTCGCCTCGCAGCGCCTGGAAGAGGGCAAGCTCCGCGGCCTCGACACCTTCCTGTCGTACCGCATCGGTCTGCGTACGTTCTCGGCCGCCGAGTCCCGTACCGCGATCGGTGTCCCCGACGCGTACCACCTGCCGAACGTCCCCGGCTCGGGCATCCTCAAGTACGACACCGAGACGATGATCCAGTTCAAGGCCGCGTACGTCGGTGGCGTGTACCGCGCCGGCGGCTCCGGTGGCGGTGGCTCGCGCACCCACCGGCAGCCGGTGCTCTTCACGGCCGCGCCCGTCGCCGAGCAGATCATTCACGAGCCGGAGCCCGAGGTCGTTCCCGACCAGGTCGACGACGCGCTCGCGGACACCGTCCTCGACGTGATCGTGGCCCGCATGATCGGCCAGGGTCCGCCCGCCCACCAGGTGTGGCTGGCGCCGCTCGAGGAGTCCCCTTCGGTGGACTCGCTGCTCCCGCCGCTGTCGACGACTCCGGAGCGCGGCCTGCACGCCGCCGACTACCCGGCGCTCGGCAAGCTGGTCGTGCCGATGGCGCTGGTGGACAAGCCGTTCGAGCAGCGGCGCGACATCCAGTACCTGGACTTCTCCGGTTCGTCCGGTCACGGTCTCGTGGTCGGTGGTCCGCAGTCCGGCAAGTCGACGCTGATCCGGTCGATCATGACCTCGTTCGCGCTCACCCACACCCCGTCCGAAGTGCAGTTCTACTGCCTGGACTTCGGTGGCGGCGGCATGCTCGCGATGGAGGGCCTGCCGCACGTCGGCGGGGCCGCCTCCCGCCTCGACTCCGAGAAGGTCCGCCGTACGGTCGCCGAGGTGCGCGGGATCCTCAACGAGCGCGAGGAGTTCTTCCGCGCCAACAACATCGACTCCATCGGTACGTTCCGGTCCCGGCGCGCCGCCGGGCGGTACCCGGACCAGCGGTGGGGCGACGTCTTCCTCATCATCGACGGCTGGGCCGCCTTCAAGACCGACTACGAGCAGCTCGACCCGGTCATCCTCGACCTGGCCTCGCGCGGCCTCGGCTTCGGCGTCCACCTGATCATCGGCTCCGGCCGCTACACCGAGGTCCGGCCCGCCCTGCGCGACCAGCTCCTCAACCGTGTGGAGCTCAAGCTCGGTGACCCGATGGAGTCCGAGTTCGACCGCAAGAAGATGGAGGCCGTGCCGCTCGGCATGCCCGGTCGCGGTCTGACCCCGGACAAGCTCAGCTCGCTCGGCGCCCTGCCCCGGATCGACGCCGCCTCCGATGTGGAGACCCTCGGCCAGGCCATCGAGCACATGGTGACGACGATCTCCGAGCACTGGCAGGGCCCGCCGGCCCCGCCGGTGCGCATGCTGCCGACCAAGCTGCACATCAGCGAGGTCCCCAAGGGCAGCGACTTCCCCGAGCGGGGCGTCGCGATCGGTGTCGACGAGACGACGCTCTCGCCGTCGTTCATCGACTTCGAGACCGACCCGCTGATGGTGGTCTACGGAGAGTCCGAGTCCGGTAAGTCGGCGGTGCTGCGCATGATCGCCAAGCAGATCTCCGAGCGGTACGCGACCGACAAGGCGCTCATCGTCGTCGGCGACTACCGGCGCGCGCACCTGAGCGAGATGCCCGAGTCGCACCTCTACAAGTACTGCGCTTCGGGACCGCAGCTCCAGGAGGTCGTCACGAGCCTCGCGGGTTCCATGGGCCGCCGTATGCCGGGTCCGGACGTCACGCCGGAGCAGCTGCGCAACCGCTCGTGGTACGACCTGCCGGACGCGTTCATCATCGTCGACGACTACGACCTGGTGGCCACCAGCTCGGGCAACCCGCTCCAGTCGCTGCTCGAGTACCTGCCGTTCGCCCGCGACCTGGGCCTGCGCGTCATCGTCGCGCGCAGCTCCTCCGGTGCGGCGCGTTCGTCCTTCGAGCCGGTCATGCAGCGCATGAAGGAGCTCGGCGCGACGGGTCTCGTACTGTCCGGCGACCCGGCCGAGGGTCAGATCTTCGGCCCGCTCAAGCCGCAGCGGCTGCCGCAGGGCCGAGGCATGCTCGTCACCCGCAAGGGTGGGGCGCAGCTGGTGCAGACGGCTTGGCTGCCGATGCGCAGCAATTAG
- the eccD gene encoding type VII secretion integral membrane protein EccD → MSTTALAGGGTGFCRVTVAAPDARIDVALPEDAALADIYPEILQLSGQSQAEGDPTGYHLVRRDGTVLDAGRSLADQRVLDGDVLMLRPFSESLPAAVFDDVSDAVASAVRRDRRRWSDDLMSVVGLGAGVLLLSLMAFALWFSNPIKRDMHSLPGIIAGVVGVLLVALSVVRARVYDDRAASTSLGLAALPHLLIAGSGIFPTGADSGPGRLQLLSGCVVVLIASALLVVLLPHGDAVFVAAALGSAIGALATFGALMTEASPSEVAGVTAVVAIIALAWLPGMSARSARLPIGYRSPDQISQGRDYGRDEEEHIDFDRIGAQVRRAHELLLGLVIGCAALAVASAGVVLGFSDDVWAQLLALAAGIALMLRARLFDYTAQVASLVVGGLVILGLLILGVTLNTPHALLQSFIQGDSAPLNIHILWFAAAIGGGAALLVIVGLSVPRKGVSPFWGRMLDLFDGFVLLTLVPLCLAVLGLYTQVRSMVS, encoded by the coding sequence GTGAGCACCACAGCTCTTGCCGGAGGCGGAACCGGCTTCTGCCGGGTCACCGTCGCCGCACCGGACGCACGTATCGATGTGGCCCTGCCCGAGGACGCGGCTCTGGCCGACATCTACCCGGAGATCCTCCAGCTCTCCGGGCAGAGCCAGGCCGAGGGCGACCCCACCGGGTACCACCTGGTCCGCCGGGACGGCACCGTCCTCGACGCCGGCCGCTCGCTCGCGGACCAGCGGGTCCTCGACGGCGACGTGCTGATGCTGCGCCCGTTCTCCGAGTCGCTGCCCGCCGCCGTGTTCGACGACGTCTCCGACGCGGTCGCCTCCGCCGTGCGCCGCGACCGGCGCCGCTGGAGCGACGACCTGATGAGCGTCGTCGGTCTCGGCGCGGGCGTCCTGCTGCTGTCGCTGATGGCGTTCGCGCTCTGGTTCTCGAACCCGATCAAGCGCGACATGCACAGCCTGCCCGGCATCATCGCCGGTGTCGTCGGCGTGCTGCTCGTGGCCCTCTCCGTGGTCCGTGCGCGGGTGTACGACGACCGTGCCGCGTCCACCTCGCTGGGTCTCGCCGCCCTGCCGCACCTGCTGATCGCGGGCTCGGGGATCTTCCCGACCGGTGCCGACTCGGGCCCGGGCCGGCTGCAGCTGCTGTCCGGCTGTGTCGTGGTGCTGATCGCCTCCGCGCTGCTCGTGGTGCTGCTGCCGCACGGCGACGCCGTCTTCGTCGCGGCGGCCCTCGGCTCGGCCATCGGCGCCCTGGCCACGTTCGGCGCGCTGATGACCGAGGCCTCGCCGAGCGAGGTCGCCGGCGTCACCGCGGTCGTCGCGATCATCGCGCTGGCCTGGCTGCCCGGCATGTCCGCCCGCTCCGCCCGGCTGCCCATCGGTTACCGCTCGCCGGACCAGATCTCCCAGGGCCGCGACTACGGGCGCGACGAGGAAGAGCACATCGACTTCGACCGCATCGGTGCCCAGGTCCGCCGCGCCCACGAGCTGCTCCTCGGCCTCGTCATCGGCTGCGCGGCGCTCGCCGTCGCCTCGGCCGGTGTGGTCCTCGGCTTCTCCGACGACGTCTGGGCGCAGCTGCTCGCCCTGGCCGCCGGTATCGCCCTCATGCTGCGCGCCCGTCTGTTCGACTACACCGCGCAGGTCGCGTCCCTGGTCGTGGGCGGCCTGGTGATTCTCGGTCTGCTGATCCTCGGCGTGACCCTGAACACCCCGCACGCCCTGCTCCAGAGCTTCATCCAGGGCGACAGCGCCCCGCTCAACATCCACATCCTCTGGTTCGCCGCCGCGATCGGCGGGGGAGCGGCCCTGCTCGTGATCGTCGGCCTGTCCGTGCCGCGCAAGGGCGTCTCCCCGTTCTGGGGTCGCATGCTCGACCTGTTCGACGGCTTCGTGCTGCTGACCCTCGTACCGCTGTGCCTCGCGGTGCTCGGCCTCTACACGCAGGTGCGCAGCATGGTCAGCTGA
- the rpsO gene encoding 30S ribosomal protein S15 produces MALDTATKKQIMTEFGTKEGDTGSPEVQVAMLSRRISDLTEHLKTHKHDHHSRRGLLILVGQRRRLLQYLAKKDIQRFRVLVERLGIRRGAAGAR; encoded by the coding sequence GTGGCTCTCGACACCGCTACGAAGAAGCAGATCATGACCGAGTTCGGCACCAAGGAGGGCGACACCGGCTCTCCCGAGGTCCAGGTCGCCATGCTCTCCCGCCGCATCTCGGACCTGACCGAGCACCTCAAGACGCACAAGCACGACCACCACTCGCGTCGTGGCCTGCTCATCCTGGTCGGTCAGCGTCGCCGCCTGCTGCAGTACCTGGCCAAGAAGGACATCCAGCGCTTCCGTGTGCTGGTCGAGCGCCTCGGCATCCGCCGCGGTGCGGCCGGCGCCCGATAA